The Populus trichocarpa isolate Nisqually-1 chromosome 11, P.trichocarpa_v4.1, whole genome shotgun sequence genome has a segment encoding these proteins:
- the LOC18103411 gene encoding zinc finger BED domain-containing protein RICESLEEPER 2-like, whose amino-acid sequence MDSFSSHSSVGSGSPQISDEDLKDQLKNQLAQAYAQEFLEMENPQIQNALSTGTTPTSTNSPTSKTNAESTTAGSTTDTKGKQPQVLTSRKRNADDKKKSQIWDHFTKLDVDPKAPKGECNYCGKHVACHTIVNGTSNMWSHLKVCKKFPFVVDKKQKVLVLEPKIEKGELGEQNVGTLKAICYNYDECRQALAKMVIIDELPFNFVEGWGFKLFARTMQPRFVIPSRFTIMRDCLKLYVEEKDRLRTALRGQRLCLTTDTWTSIQNINYMCLTAHWIDNEWNLHKRILNFCQVSNHMGETIGQVIENCMLEWGIDKVLTVTVDNASSNNVTISFLKNVMKDWPTNILSNEHLHVRCCAHIVNLIVCDVLKEINVSVVKIRNAIRFVRSSPSRQLAFKKCAEKLHIECKKSLCLDVATRWNSTYLMLEAAEKFEKVFVRLAEKEPRYMSYFLEVDSKGNKKNIGPPSLEDWKNARTLVKFLKIFYMVTLRFSGSLHVTSNSFFNELIYMHTNLLQLCKNKDNILSGMAMNMMLKFEKYWGFEGNQNFLLYVANVLDPRFKLKYVKFCFGDLYDYDKAQLLTNKVKDVLVSLYEFYLKIDEVVDNNRHKQDVNVIDDVEVDVDILAQFKRYLQEMDRVENKNEVERYLIDSCEDPNNDKLDILGWWKSNSLRYKTLSKVAQHVLAIPISTVASESAFSTGGRVLDQFRSSLPSATVQALICCQNWLHHGSIPTDIRSLINDLETYKNLESEFGGKLHLATDDN is encoded by the exons ATGGAAAATCCTCAAATTCAAAATGCTTTATCCACAGGCACTACACCAACATCAACAAATTCTCCAACTTCAAAAACTAACGCAGAATCAACCACTGCAGGATCCACCACAGATACAAAAGGTAAACAACCTCAAGTCCTTacatcaaggaaaagaaatgctgatgataaaaaaaaatcacaaatttgggatcactttacaaaacttgatgttgatcctaaagCCCCTAAAGGTGAATGTAATTATTGTGGGAAACATGTTGCATGTCATACTATTGTTAATGGCACAAGTAATATGTGGAGTCATTTAAAAGTGTGCAAAAAGTTTCCTTTTGTGGTtgataagaaacaaaaggtTTTGGTATTAGAACCTAAGATAGAGAAGGGTGAATTGGGAGAACAAAATGTGGGAACTCTTAAGGCaatatgttataattatgatgaatgtaGACAAGCACTAGCAAAGATGgttataattgatgagttgccttttaattttgtggAGGGTTGGGGATTTAAATTGTTTGCTAGGACTATGCAACCTAGATTTGTCATTCCTTCTCGTTTCACTATtatgagagattgtttgaaGCTTTATGTTGAAGAGAAGGATAGATTGAGGACAGCTCTTAGGGGTCAACGATTGTGCTTAACAACAGATACATGgacatcaatccaaaatattaactaTATGTGTTTAACAGCTCATTGGATTGATAATGAGTGGAATTTGCATAAAAGAATTCTcaatttttgtcaagtttccaatCATATGGGTGAGACAATTGGTCAAGTTATTGAGAATTGTATGTTAGAGTGGGGGATTGATAAAGTTTTGACTGTTACAGTAGATAATGCAAGCTCTAATAATGTGACTATTTCATTTTTGAAAAATGTGATGAAAGATTGGCcaactaatatattgtcaaatgagcATTTGCATGTTAGATGTTGTGCACACATTGTAAACCTCATTGTGTGTGATGTCTTGAAAGAGATTAATGTTTCAGTTGTTAAGATTCGAAATGCAATTAGGTTTGTGAGATCTTCACCGTCGAGGCAACTTGCATTTAAGAAGTGTGCAGAAAAGTTGCATATAGAGTGTAAGAAATCATTGTGTTTAGATGTTGCAACTCGATGGAATTCAACTTATCTTATGCTAGAAGCtgctgaaaagtttgaaaaggtgtttgtaAGGTTAGCTGAAAAAGAACCTAGGTATATGAGTTACTTTTTGGAGGTTGATTCaaaggggaataaaaaaaacatagggccACCTAGTTTGGAGGATTGGAAAAATGCTAGAACTTTGGTGAAGTTCTTAAAGATCTTTTATATGGTTACATTGAGATTTTCTGGCTCATTGCATGTCACatcaaattctttcttcaatgaattaatttacatgcatacaaacttgttgcaattgtgtaaaaacaaagacaatatTTTAAGTGGAATGGCGATGAATATGATGTTAAAGTTTGAGAAGTATTGGGGTTTTGAAGGAAATCAGAATTTTTTGTTATACGTGGCTAATGTCTTAGATCCACGTTTCAAGTtgaaatatgtgaaattttgttttggtgattTGTATGATTATGACAAAGCACAATTGCTAACAAATAAGGTGAAAGATGTTTTGGTGAGCttgtatgagttttatttgaaaattgatgaagtgGTGGATAATAATAGGCATAAACAAGATGTTAATGTTATTGATGATGTGGAGGTAGATGTTGACATTTTGGCTCAGTTCAAAAGATATTTACAGGAGATGGATAGagtggaaaataaaaatgaggttgAGAGGTATTTGATTGATAGTTGTGAGGATCCTAATAATGATAAGTTAGATATTTTGGGTTGGTGGAAGAgtaattctttgagatataagACACTTTCAAAGGTTGCACAACATGTTCTGGCTATTCCTATATCCACAGTGGCTTCTGAATCAGCATTTAGCACAGGTGGTCGTGTACTCGATCAGTTTCGAAGTTCTCTACCTTCAGCAACTGTTCAAGCACtcatttgttgtcaaaattggttgcATCATGGATCAATTCCAACTGATATTAGAAGCTTGATAAATGATCTTGAAACCTACAAAAACCTTGAGtcag aatttggtggaAAGTTACATCTAGCAACGGATGATAATTAG
- the LOC18103412 gene encoding G-type lectin S-receptor-like serine/threonine-protein kinase At4g27290 gives MRVPAEHCILVLLFRFSLLLIVDTATAIDTINTTHSIRDGDTIVSAEGTYVLGFFSPGKSKNRYIGIWYGKIAVKTIVWVANRETPLNDSSGVLRLTDLGILVILNQNGTIIWSSNSSRSASNPAAQLLDSGNLVVKEEGDSLENSLWQSFEHPTDTILPGMKLGRNRITGMEWYMTSWKSPDDPSRGNFTCILIPYGYPELVLKQGSKMKYRSGPWDGLRFSGIPNLKPNPIYKFEFVISEEEIFYRESLVDKSMLWRFMTDQNGDIPSLAWIEQTQSWLLYETANTDNCDRYALCGANGLCNIQSSPVCECFDGFVPKVPTDWAVTVWSSGCVRRTPLNCSGDGFRKLSGVKMPETKASWFDKSLDLEECKNTCLKNCSCTAYSNMDIRGGGSGCLLWFGDLIDNRRFSENEQNIYIRMAASELDNGDGAEINGDDNVKKKIIISTLSTGIFLLGLVLVLYVWRRKHQKKGKSTGALERRSNNKHKKEDLKLPLFDLDTLACATDNFSVDNKLGEGGFGSVYKGTLTDGREIAVKRLSKNSRQGIGEFKTEVEYIVKFQHRNLVQLLGCCFEGDEKMLIYEFLPNKSLDFYIFNETEDTLLDWPTRYNIINGIARGLLYLHQDSRLRVIHRDLKASNILLDYELNPKISDFGLARSFGGNEIEANTIKVAGTYGYISPEYAIEGLYSVKSDVFSFGVLVLEIVSGYKNRGFSHPEHNLNLLGHAWRLFREGRSMELVRQSIIEVCNLSQVLRSIHVALLCVQDNREDRPDMSYVVLMLSNDNTLPQPKHPGFFIERDPAEASSTSEGTADSANKCSITVLQAR, from the exons atgagagtACCAGCGGAACATTGCATTCTTGTGCTTCTTTTTCGCTTCTCTTTATTGCTTATTGTAGACACAGCAACTGCTATTGACACCATAAACACAACTCACTCCATTAGAGATGGTGATACCATAGTTTCAGCTGAAGGAACCTATGTGTTGGGATTTTTCAGCCCTGGAAAATCCAAAAACCGATACATAGGGATATGGTATGGCAAGATAGCTGTCAAGACTATAGTTTGGGTTGCCAATAGAGAGACCCCCCTTAATGATTCATCAGGTGTTTTAAGGCTAACTGACTTGGGAATTCTTGTCATTCTCAATCAGAATGGGACCATAATTTGGTCTTCCAACTCATCAAGATCTGCTTCTAATCCAGCTGCTCAACTTCTGGATTCAGGAAACCTTGTTGTGAAAGAGGAGGGTGATAGCCTGGAAAATTCCTTGTGGCAGAGTTTTGAACATCCAACTGATACAATATTGCCAGGCATGAAGCTAGGAAGGAATAGAATAACAGGCATGGAGTGGTACATGACATCGTGGAAGTCACCAGATGATCCTTCCAGAGGTAACTTTACTTGTATACTTATTCCTTACGGATATCCTGAGTTAGTTCTGAAGCAAGGTTCAAAAATGAAGTACCGATCAGGGCCATGGGATGGCCTGCGGTTCAGTGGGATACCTAACTTGAAACCAAATCCCATatacaaatttgaatttgttattaGTGAGGAGGAGATATTCTACAGAGAAAGTCTTGTTGACAAGTCAATGCTTTGGAGGTTCATGACAGATCAGAATGGCGATATCCCGAGCCTCGCTTGGATTGAGCAAACGCAAAGTTGGTTGCTTTATGAAACAGCAAACACAGATAATTGTGATCGCTATGCACTATGTGGTGCAAACGGTTTATGTAATATTCAAAGCTCTCCAGTGTGTGAATGCTTCGATGGGTTCGTACCAAAAGTTCCAACAGACTGGGCCGTGACAGTATGGTCAAGTGGCTGTGTTAGAAGGACTCCACTTAATTGTTCTGGAGATGGGTTTCGAAAGCTCTCTGGAGTGAAGATGCCTGAGACAAAAGCGTCATGGTTTGACAAGAGTTTGGATCTTGAGGAATGCAAGAACACGTGCTTGAAGAACTGCAGCTGTACAGCATATTCAAATATGGACATCAGGGGTGGAGGAAGTGGATGCTTGCTCTGGTTTGGTGACCTCATTGATAATAGAAGGTTTTCTGAAAACGagcaaaatatttatatcaGGATGGCTGCATCAGAACTAG ATAATGGTGACGGTGCAGAGATCAATGGTGACGAtaatgtgaagaaaaaaatcataataagcACTTTGTCTACAGGAATTTTTCTCCTTGGACTGGTTTTGGTCTTGTATGTTTGGAGAAGGAAGCATCAGAAAAAAG GAAAAAGTACTGGTGCTTTGGAAAGAAGGTCAAACAACAAGCACAAAAAGGAAGATCTAAAACTACCATTGTTTGATTTGGATACTTTAGCTTGTGCAACAGATAATTTTTCTGTTGACAATAAACTCGGAGAAGGGGGTTTTGGGTCTGTTTACAAG GGAACATTAACAGATGGGCGAGAAATTGCTGTGAAGAGGCTCTCTAAGAATTCGAGACAAGGAATTGGCGAGTTCAAGACTGAGGTTGAGTATATTGTGAAATTTCAGCACCGGAATCTAGTGCAGCTTCTAGGATGCTGCTTTGAGGGAGATGAAAAGATGTTAATCTATGAGTTCCTGCCAAACAAAAGTTTGGACTTCTACATTTTCA ATGAAACAGAGGACACGCTACTAGATTGGCCAACACGCTACAACATCATCAATGGAATAGCTCGTGGACTTCTTTATCTTCATCAAGATTCACGACTAAGAGTAATTCATAGGGACCTGAAAGCCAGCAATATTCTACTGGATTATGAATTGAACCCAAAGATTTCAGACTTTGGCCTGGCTAGAAGTTTTGGAGGAAATGAAATTGAAGCCAATACCATTAAAGTGGCTGGAACATA TGGCTACATTTCCCCAGAGTATGCAATTGAAGGGCTCTACTCGGTAAAATCGGATGTCTTCAGCTTTGGTGTATTGGTGCTAGAGATAGTGAGTGGATATAAGAACAGGGGGTTCAGTCATCCAGAACACAATCTCAACCTTCTAGGGCAT GCTTGGAGACTATTCCGAGAAGGGAGGAGTATGGAACTAGTTAGGCAATCAATAATTGAAGTATGCAATCTATCTCAAGTGCTACGTTCAATTCACGTGGCTCTACTCTGTGTTCAAGATAATCGAGAAGATAGGCCAGACATGTCATATGTGGTTTTGATGTTGAGTAATGACAATACATTACCTCAGCCTAAACATCCaggattttttattgaaagggaTCCAGCTGAAGCAAGTTCAACAAGCGAGGGCACAGCAGATTCAGCTAACAAATGCTCGATTACAGTATTACAGGCAAGGTAG